In one window of Lewinella sp. 4G2 DNA:
- a CDS encoding SRPBCC family protein: MTSTKKIFNAKDYTNAPQQLRKTRLINAPIEEVWDVVANHGGMTEWMPMISHVELTKPNANGEFTEGCERECQFGPDLLKEKIVFWDAPYGYAYQIADMHLVKDHVGYIQLQPKGSGTEVIWTQYFYPNSNFAMNFVARQIMMPGVMSKALKNLGKQVA, translated from the coding sequence ATGACTTCCACGAAGAAAATCTTCAACGCTAAAGACTACACCAACGCTCCCCAGCAGCTCCGTAAGACACGATTAATTAATGCTCCCATCGAAGAAGTGTGGGATGTCGTCGCCAACCACGGCGGGATGACGGAATGGATGCCAATGATCTCCCACGTGGAGTTGACTAAACCCAACGCAAACGGCGAGTTCACCGAAGGCTGCGAACGGGAATGTCAATTTGGCCCTGACCTACTAAAAGAAAAGATCGTTTTTTGGGACGCCCCCTACGGCTACGCCTACCAGATCGCCGATATGCACTTGGTGAAGGACCACGTCGGTTACATCCAACTGCAACCAAAGGGTTCCGGGACGGAGGTCATCTGGACGCAGTACTTTTACCCCAACAGTAATTTCGCGATGAATTTCGTTGCCCGCCAGATCATGATGCCGGGGGTGATGAGCAAAGCGCTGAAGAATCTAGGTAAACAAGTAGCATGA
- a CDS encoding SDR family NAD(P)-dependent oxidoreductase translates to MSNSTARVAIVTGATSGIGAEVAKRLCEDGYRVVLNGRDEEAGNAKVKELKAAGHDATFRAFDVTDEVAVGEHIKAIGEEYGRIDVLVNNAGGLGGRSRFEEMTTEFFRKVMALNLDSVFFASRAAIPYLKKGEHPTIINFTSNAAWNAGGPGAGIYGTSKAAVHAITRALAKDLAEYGIRVNAVSPGTIDTPFHQQIKSTKPEVFASWAKNIMLGRLGAPEDVAGVVAFLAGKDAAFMTAETIQVGGGQALGI, encoded by the coding sequence ATGAGTAATTCAACCGCAAGAGTAGCCATCGTAACCGGCGCTACGAGTGGAATCGGCGCTGAAGTCGCCAAACGCCTCTGCGAAGACGGCTACCGGGTAGTCCTGAACGGTCGCGACGAAGAAGCTGGCAACGCCAAAGTAAAAGAGCTAAAGGCTGCCGGCCACGATGCCACCTTCCGTGCCTTCGACGTTACCGACGAGGTAGCCGTAGGTGAGCACATCAAGGCCATCGGCGAAGAATACGGCCGCATCGACGTACTGGTGAACAACGCTGGTGGCCTTGGTGGCCGCAGCCGTTTCGAGGAAATGACCACGGAGTTCTTCCGTAAAGTCATGGCCCTGAACCTGGACAGCGTATTCTTTGCGTCCCGCGCCGCCATCCCCTACCTGAAAAAGGGAGAGCACCCGACGATCATCAACTTCACTTCCAACGCAGCCTGGAATGCGGGTGGCCCCGGAGCGGGCATTTACGGTACGTCCAAAGCTGCCGTCCACGCCATTACCCGCGCACTGGCCAAGGATTTGGCGGAGTACGGTATCCGCGTTAACGCAGTGTCTCCCGGCACGATTGATACGCCCTTTCACCAGCAGATCAAATCCACGAAGCCCGAGGTCTTTGCTTCCTGGGCGAAGAACATCATGCTCGGCCGCCTCGGTGCACCCGAGGATGTAGCCGGCGTAGTCGCTTTCCTGGCGGGCAAAGACGCTGCATTCATGACGGCCGAGACCATCCAGGTAGGTGGTGGCCAGGCGTTGGGGATCTAG
- a CDS encoding MFS transporter, whose product MKLKGLRWWVVGLIALATVINYIDRQSLSVLWPDISQELYPDYTADERKEVYAFISVVFIFSYAFGQAIFGRIFDWIGTRLGFVLSIGVWSLATAAHALAQGVASFSIFRSILGISEAGNWPGATKGNAEWFPTKERAFAQGIFNSGAAIGGIISIPIISILAATYSWQTIFILVGIVGLLWLIPWLILVKAPPREHPWITEEERQYILTGQQNQDLDRDGAFDEGYNPSFGKLLSHRESWGVILATAVIDPIWWLFIVWIPIYLFESYGISTQEIKDFGWIPYVGAMFGAWFGGLMAQNRIKAGKTVDYTRKLVITLGCLIMLPSLLALSNPGGPLAASLIMAVVLFGFQTAIGNVQTLPSDFFGGKTVGTLSGIAGTAAKLTGAAMTALVPWLTQGGNYTTVFVIGAVMALIAIASIWFLCPRIAPLNAKEDSIFLDR is encoded by the coding sequence ATGAAACTCAAAGGACTAAGGTGGTGGGTCGTGGGTTTGATCGCCCTGGCTACCGTCATCAATTACATCGACCGGCAGTCGCTCAGCGTGCTGTGGCCGGACATTTCTCAGGAGCTGTATCCGGATTATACGGCGGATGAGCGGAAGGAGGTGTACGCTTTTATCAGCGTGGTCTTCATCTTTTCCTACGCTTTTGGGCAGGCCATTTTCGGTCGCATTTTTGATTGGATCGGTACCCGGTTGGGTTTTGTCCTCTCAATTGGGGTTTGGTCGCTGGCAACCGCCGCGCACGCCCTGGCCCAAGGGGTGGCGAGTTTCTCCATCTTCCGTTCCATTCTCGGCATATCCGAAGCCGGCAACTGGCCCGGAGCTACGAAGGGGAACGCGGAGTGGTTTCCAACTAAGGAGCGGGCCTTTGCGCAGGGAATTTTCAATTCCGGTGCGGCGATTGGTGGAATCATTTCGATACCCATCATTTCTATTTTGGCGGCGACCTATAGCTGGCAGACGATCTTTATCCTGGTGGGTATAGTTGGTTTGCTCTGGCTCATCCCCTGGCTGATTCTGGTGAAAGCACCACCGCGTGAACACCCCTGGATAACCGAAGAGGAGCGACAGTACATCCTCACTGGTCAGCAGAATCAGGACCTCGATCGAGACGGAGCATTCGATGAAGGCTATAACCCGAGTTTTGGGAAGTTGCTTAGCCACCGCGAGAGTTGGGGCGTCATCCTGGCCACCGCCGTGATTGATCCCATCTGGTGGCTATTCATTGTGTGGATTCCCATCTACCTATTTGAGTCCTACGGCATCTCCACGCAGGAGATCAAGGACTTCGGTTGGATCCCATACGTTGGCGCGATGTTTGGCGCCTGGTTCGGAGGCCTGATGGCTCAGAACCGCATTAAAGCAGGTAAGACGGTGGACTACACGCGCAAGCTCGTCATCACCCTTGGTTGTCTCATCATGCTTCCTAGCCTGTTGGCGCTCTCCAATCCAGGTGGCCCACTGGCGGCATCCCTGATTATGGCCGTCGTGCTGTTTGGTTTCCAGACGGCCATTGGTAACGTGCAGACCCTGCCCAGTGACTTTTTTGGTGGCAAGACGGTCGGGACGTTATCCGGAATCGCTGGTACCGCCGCCAAGTTAACCGGTGCGGCCATGACGGCCCTGGTGCCTTGGTTGACTCAAGGCGGTAACTATACTACCGTTTTCGTGATTGGTGCGGTGATGGCCCTGATCGCCATTGCGAGTATTTGGTTCCTGTGCCCGCGCATCGCTCCATTAAACGCAAAAGAGGATTCTATTTTCCTTGACCGGTAG
- a CDS encoding cupin domain-containing protein → MKASKEFLYGDEIPWEEVGPGLKRQIHGCDDKIMLVKVHFEPGAVGQLHEHYHSQVTYVESGEFEMTIGDEVRTIKGGDSYYIPPHVMHGCVCTKAGVLIDVFSPHREDFVDSIKH, encoded by the coding sequence ATGAAAGCAAGTAAAGAATTTCTCTACGGCGACGAGATCCCCTGGGAAGAGGTCGGCCCTGGACTCAAACGGCAGATCCACGGCTGCGACGACAAGATCATGCTCGTAAAGGTGCACTTCGAGCCCGGCGCGGTCGGCCAGCTACACGAGCATTACCACAGTCAAGTCACCTACGTCGAAAGTGGCGAATTTGAGATGACGATTGGGGATGAGGTCCGTACCATCAAAGGTGGAGATTCTTACTACATACCCCCCCACGTGATGCACGGTTGCGTATGCACGAAAGCCGGCGTCCTGATCGACGTATTCAGCCCCCACCGTGAGGACTTCGTCGATTCAATCAAGCACTAG